The following are from one region of the Nicotiana tabacum cultivar K326 chromosome 3, ASM71507v2, whole genome shotgun sequence genome:
- the LOC107771538 gene encoding stem-specific protein TSJT1-like, translating to MLAVFEQSIGKPPPELSLPQASRQKKEAKTREEIAESFKTWKPDSTFYHLFNGNFMAFSHGNENPLQPRSIVVMDDVFCIFSGALDNTFDLRKHYGLSRQATEAMIMVEAYKVLRDRAPYPPDQVIKELEGKFAFILFDSKASTLFLARDRDGCVPLHWGTAADGSLVCSDDSEFIQASCGKFYTPFPPGCIFISDTGLISFDHPLHKVKAIAREDDEGNINAVIFQVDLYTKLHSIPRRGSAANWAGATAVEGD from the exons ATGTTGGCTGTGTTTGAGCAATCCATTGGTAAGCCACCTCCAGAGTTGAGTCTTCCTCAAGCAAGTAGGCAGAAAAAGGAGGCTAAAACAAGGGAAGAGATTGCAGAAAGTTTCAAAACATGGAAGCCAGACTCAACTTTTTACCACCTTTTCAATGGGAATTTCATGGCTTTTTCTCATGGAAATGAAAACCCTCTACAGCCAAG GTCTATTGTTGTGATGGATGATGTCTTCTGCATCTTCTCTGGGGCTTTAGATAACACTTTTGATTTGAGAAAACATTATGGTCTTTCAAGACAAGCTACTGAGGCTATGATAATGGTTGAAGCTTACAAAGTTTTAAGGGATCGGGCACCATATCCTCCTGATCAAGTCATCAAAGAACTAGAAGGCAAATTTGCTTTCATTCTGTTTGATTCAAAAGCTTCTACTCTTTTTCTTGCCAGG GATCGTGATGGATGTGTGCCGTTACACTGGGGAACCGCTGCAGATGGGTCATTAGTATGTTCGGATGATTCAGAGTTCATTCAAGCTTCTTGTGGGAAATTCTATACCCCATTTCCTCCAG GATGTATCTTCATAAGTGACACTGGGCTAATAAGCTTTGATCATCCATTGCACAAAGTAAAAGCAATTGCACGCGAAGATGATGAAGGAAACATCAATGCTGTGATTTTCCAGGTGGATTTGTACACCAAACTCCACAGCATTCCACGCCGAGGAAGTGCTGCCAATTGGGCAGGTGCCACTGCAGTTGAAGGAGACTGA
- the LOC107771539 gene encoding anther-specific protein TA-29-like, with amino-acid sequence MVAPKWSFISFMILLSLAICSGQPVTFDAIKAKEADHDNLKAHTLSNIDTKGFGGGGGFGIGGVWAGGGGGGGSDAPNYGYNPGCSIRGCTVPGFGFLPNPGFGVPVYSPGCGYVCPADISAEGMTESKITGISESARPYRCRPGANMCGSKDCNELLLHFVFPMQDKHENKQEYLRYGGRRGIGLSVSESSGFGIGFGARGGGGGGGGGGDSNAPGFDIPGFNPGFGCPSGCGYACPANNPSGGITEFHISGLSRNNGPYRCRPDMCESEDCNELLLHFVSPKQHKHENRHDHTVERNEEEEAHHQSKHHKDEDIIN; translated from the coding sequence ATGGTAGCTCCAAAATggtctttcatttcttttatgaTTTTGCTAAGCTTAGCAATATGCTCTGGCCAGCCTGTTACCTTTGATGCAATTAAGGCTAAGGAAGCTGATCATGACAACCTCAAAGCTCACACTCTAAGTAATATCGACACCAAAGGCTTTGGAGGAGGCGGTGGATTTGGCATTGGTGGTGTTTGGGCcggaggtggtggtggtggtggttctGACGCCCCTAACTACGGTTATAACCCTGGCTGCAGTATCCGTGGTTGCACTGTCCCTGGCTTTGGTTTCCTACCTAATCCTGGTTTTGGTGTTCCAGTCTATTCCCCTGGTTGTGGCTATGTGTGTCCAGCCGATATTTCTGCTGAAGGAATGACTGAATCCAAAATCACAGGAATATCAGAATCGGCTAGACCATATCGATGCAGGCCTGGGGCAAATATGTGTGGCAGTAAAGATTGTAATGAGCTTCTCCTACACTTTGTTTTCCCCATGCAAGACAAACATGAGAATAAACAAGAATATCTAAGATATGGAGGACGTCGAGGTATAGGTCTCAGTGTGAGTGAATCTAGTGGTTTTGGAATTGGTTTTGGTGCTCGGGGTGGTGGTGGTGGCGGCGGAGGAGGGGGTGATTCTAATGCCCCTGGCTTTGATATCCCCGGATTTAACCCCGGCTTTGGCTGTCCCTCGGGCTGTGGTTATGCATGTCCTGCCAACAATCCTAGTGGAGGAATAACTGAATTCCATATCTCAGGATTATCACGAAACAATGGACCTTACAGATGTAGGCCAGATATGTGTGAGAGTGAAGATTGTAATGAACTTCTACTACACTTTGTTTCTCCAAAGCAACACAAACACGAGAACCGACATGATCATACAGTAGAAAGAAATGAAGAGGAGGAAGCTCATCATCAGTCAAAGCATCATAAAGACGAAGACATCATAAACTAG